The Aureitalea marina genome includes a window with the following:
- the dprA gene encoding DNA-processing protein DprA, whose translation MINTDELRATLALQSISGISTILARKLLTHYGTALEIWDKIPRNEGLPNGISPKLVEKFINKSPLDRADMTLEKTINSGDQMLHWQDVNYPNHLRQCIDAPLLLFARGSYRFDHRPVISIVGTRECSAYGENFLDSFVSGLTSHNPLIVSGFAKGIDIYAHLTALDHGLDTVACLGHGFDKIYPVAHKVHQDRLVNSGLFLTEYSRGSSVLPMNFVSRNRIIAGLSEVTVVIQSAQTGGSLITASLANSYNREVMALPGRIDDPKSAGCNNLIKQNKAAVLTSAQDLIRLMGWEEKESRPKPQIDLSLTDPDQRQIADFLVDHPKAHIDQIMTATSMKSQRLQVVLLEMEMTGLVKALPSRMFSLT comes from the coding sequence ATGATAAATACGGATGAACTCAGGGCCACACTGGCCTTGCAGAGTATTTCGGGTATTAGCACTATACTGGCCCGAAAGCTACTTACACACTATGGAACGGCCTTGGAAATTTGGGATAAAATACCTCGTAATGAAGGCCTACCTAACGGAATTTCACCCAAACTCGTTGAGAAGTTTATCAACAAGAGTCCACTTGATAGGGCCGACATGACTCTGGAGAAAACCATTAATTCGGGGGATCAAATGCTTCATTGGCAGGATGTTAACTATCCCAATCACCTGCGTCAATGTATAGATGCCCCCTTGTTGCTTTTTGCCAGAGGCAGTTACCGTTTCGATCATCGGCCTGTGATTTCGATAGTTGGAACCAGGGAGTGTAGTGCCTATGGCGAGAATTTTTTGGACTCTTTTGTTTCTGGGCTTACCTCCCACAATCCATTGATCGTCTCGGGTTTTGCGAAAGGAATCGATATTTATGCCCATCTGACAGCCCTGGACCATGGTCTGGATACGGTTGCCTGCCTGGGCCATGGCTTCGACAAGATATACCCGGTTGCTCACAAAGTTCATCAGGATAGACTTGTGAATAGTGGTTTGTTCCTGACCGAATACTCCAGGGGATCATCTGTTCTGCCTATGAATTTTGTTTCTCGAAACCGGATAATTGCGGGCCTGAGTGAAGTGACGGTTGTTATACAGTCCGCACAGACCGGAGGGAGCCTTATTACGGCCAGTTTGGCCAATTCCTATAATCGGGAAGTAATGGCCTTGCCTGGCAGGATAGACGACCCTAAAAGTGCAGGATGCAATAATTTGATCAAACAAAACAAGGCTGCGGTTCTTACTTCTGCTCAAGATTTGATCCGGCTGATGGGTTGGGAAGAGAAAGAATCCCGTCCAAAGCCTCAAATCGATCTTAGCCTGACCGATCCCGACCAAAGGCAAATAGCTGATTTTTTAGTGGATCATCCCAAGGCCCACATCGATCAGATCATGACTGCTACATCCATGAAATCTCAACGATTGCAGGTCGTACTTTTAGAAATGGAAATGACGGGGCTGGTCAAGGCCCTGCCAAGTAGAATGTTCAGTCTGACTTAG
- a CDS encoding acyl-CoA thioesterase: MSPKTPKDSCTIITDLVLPSETNPIGNMFGGELLARMDRAASIAARRHSRRIVVTASVNHVAFNKMIPLGSVVTVEARVSRAFTSSMEIFLDVWIEDRESGLKSKANEAIYTFVAVDEMGQPVKVPPLTPETDLEKERYEAALRRKQLSLVLAGKMKPENATELKALFLR; this comes from the coding sequence ATGAGCCCAAAAACGCCCAAAGATAGCTGCACCATCATCACGGATCTGGTGCTGCCCAGTGAGACCAACCCCATCGGAAATATGTTTGGTGGAGAACTATTGGCTCGAATGGACCGAGCGGCCAGCATAGCCGCAAGACGCCACAGTCGGCGTATCGTGGTAACAGCATCAGTAAATCATGTTGCCTTCAACAAAATGATCCCGCTTGGAAGTGTGGTTACAGTAGAGGCACGTGTTTCCAGGGCGTTTACGAGTTCCATGGAAATCTTCCTGGACGTTTGGATCGAGGATAGAGAAAGTGGTTTGAAAAGTAAGGCCAACGAAGCGATCTACACTTTTGTGGCTGTTGACGAAATGGGGCAACCGGTTAAAGTCCCACCTCTGACACCTGAGACAGATCTGGAAAAAGAACGATATGAAGCCGCGCTCAGAAGAAAACAGTTGAGCCTGGTACTAGCCGGGAAAATGAAACCGGAAAATGCGACCGAACTAAAAGCCTTGTTCCTGAGGTAA
- a CDS encoding SPOR domain-containing protein: protein MQMSTYIRDLLFRYECVIIPGFGALLSRHESARIDSQTNTFYPPGKSLSFNRQLQTNDGLLANHLASSEQCEYELALQKVRNFVGRLSLKLAEGESVEFQQLGSFSMNQEKAIQFVPDESMNFSTASFGLASFVSPTIDRSVEEHEEVTSEPLLFEPTTRTARPYLKYVAVGLIAVIASGFGGLKWYEGQVEQHNFAQRQEASGMVDSTIQVATFVFDEMLPVTDVAIERNTGRYHIVAGAFRIRENADRKVDELWTAGYHARYIGENRYGLHQVVYNSYENRGEALRELRKIKSSHNKDAWMLVQNLNP from the coding sequence ATGCAAATGTCAACCTACATCAGGGATCTGTTATTTCGGTACGAATGTGTGATCATTCCTGGCTTTGGCGCGCTCTTATCCAGGCACGAATCTGCAAGGATAGACAGCCAGACCAATACCTTTTACCCACCGGGTAAATCACTGTCATTTAACAGGCAGCTTCAGACCAATGATGGTTTATTGGCCAATCATCTTGCTTCTTCAGAACAATGTGAGTACGAGTTGGCCCTACAGAAGGTCAGAAACTTTGTGGGCCGCTTATCGCTTAAACTTGCGGAAGGGGAATCTGTTGAGTTTCAGCAACTGGGAAGCTTTTCAATGAACCAGGAGAAAGCCATTCAGTTTGTTCCGGACGAATCCATGAATTTCAGCACAGCATCTTTTGGCCTTGCGAGCTTTGTTTCTCCAACAATCGACAGGAGTGTTGAAGAGCATGAGGAGGTAACTTCAGAGCCTCTTCTTTTTGAACCAACCACCAGGACGGCTAGACCGTATTTGAAATACGTAGCCGTTGGCTTGATTGCCGTGATCGCTTCTGGTTTTGGAGGTTTGAAATGGTATGAAGGACAGGTAGAACAACATAATTTTGCCCAGCGGCAAGAGGCCAGCGGTATGGTAGACAGCACCATACAGGTTGCCACTTTTGTGTTTGACGAAATGCTACCTGTTACGGACGTTGCCATCGAGCGGAATACCGGCAGATATCATATTGTTGCCGGGGCCTTTAGAATTAGAGAAAATGCTGATCGCAAGGTAGACGAACTTTGGACAGCTGGTTATCACGCTCGTTATATAGGTGAAAACCGCTACGGTCTTCATCAAGTGGTTTACAACAGCTACGAGAACCGCGGCGAGGCACTGAGAGAACTCAGAAAGATCAAGTCTTCTCACAACAAAGATGCCTGGATGTTGGTCCAGAATCTCAACCCTTAA